A genome region from Neptunomonas japonica JAMM 1380 includes the following:
- the mltB gene encoding lytic murein transglycosylase B, whose translation MKLNWKMLAAVTLSFCVNSVALGESASGYSGHPEAEKWLKEMESEAFSESYLRSVLSVAIKKDSILKAMNRPAEKRLDWGGYRKLFVQPKRITRGVDFWNKHAETLHRAEQVYGVPAEVIVSIIGIETHYGRNTGNFRALDALATLGFDYPRRATFFQNQLKDLLVLARNENIDVTQLKSSYAGAMGYGQFMPSSFLAYAVDFDRDGKKDLWNNPVDAIGSVANYFVKHGWEPNGVVVSAVALEHALPDDFVNTGEKPDRPLSEWRASGISIDQSHEVHLPAVLLRMKDQDKASYWLGYNNYYVITRYNRSRLYAMAVLQLSEEIKAKKLSK comes from the coding sequence ATGAAACTGAATTGGAAAATGTTAGCCGCAGTAACGCTTAGTTTTTGTGTGAATAGCGTTGCTTTGGGAGAAAGCGCTTCAGGTTACAGTGGCCACCCCGAAGCGGAAAAGTGGTTAAAGGAGATGGAATCTGAAGCATTTTCTGAAAGCTATTTACGCTCGGTTCTATCCGTGGCTATCAAGAAAGATTCAATACTAAAAGCGATGAACCGCCCTGCTGAAAAGCGTCTTGACTGGGGAGGGTATCGTAAACTCTTTGTGCAGCCTAAACGTATCACTCGTGGAGTCGACTTTTGGAATAAACATGCAGAAACACTTCATCGAGCAGAACAAGTATATGGGGTTCCTGCAGAAGTGATTGTTTCAATTATTGGTATAGAGACTCATTATGGTCGCAATACCGGTAACTTTAGAGCGCTGGATGCTTTGGCAACGCTTGGTTTTGATTACCCGCGTCGCGCCACATTTTTTCAAAATCAGTTGAAAGATTTGTTGGTGTTAGCAAGAAATGAAAATATTGATGTTACACAGCTTAAAAGCTCCTATGCTGGTGCAATGGGGTACGGGCAGTTTATGCCATCTAGCTTTCTTGCCTATGCAGTAGATTTTGACCGTGATGGTAAAAAAGATTTATGGAACAACCCTGTAGATGCTATAGGTAGTGTGGCTAACTATTTCGTGAAACATGGTTGGGAGCCAAATGGGGTGGTTGTTTCTGCAGTTGCATTAGAGCATGCTCTGCCTGATGATTTTGTGAACACCGGTGAGAAGCCAGATCGTCCGCTGTCTGAATGGAGAGCGTCAGGCATCAGTATTGATCAGAGCCATGAAGTACATTTGCCCGCTGTTTTATTACGTATGAAAGACCAAGATAAAGCCTCCTATTGGCTTGGTTATAATAATTATTATGTCATTACTCGTTATAACCGTAGCCGTTTGTATGCAATGGCAGTGCTACAATTGAGCGAAGAAATCAAAGCTAAGAAGCTCTCTAAGTAA
- the mrdA gene encoding penicillin-binding protein 2 yields the protein MSQFERLKDHSQESRTFCFRALLAFMIVLLLIGVLLGRLYYLQVMQYDRYAAMSEKNRVQLQPVAPTRGLIYDTNGVLLADNRPSYSVTLLKEEVGKDLDATLAELQRIIEISDKDIERFKKRLKQRRRPYETVPVRFRLTEEEIAKLAINYHRLPGVQVEADLIRYYPYGENLVHAMGYVGRINEKELKASDPKAYAGTHYIGKLGVEKFYESILHGSVGMQKVETNARGRVMRILERTDPIPGKDLQLHIDLRLQQITEKLVQGEKASIVAIDPATGGILALVSTPGYDPNLFVTGISSKDYSALRDSPDLPLFNRALRGRYPPGSTIKPIIGLAAIDSESVPPTHSVWDPGFFTLTKGGRKYRDWKRGGHGKVNMKLAFAQSCDVWFYDAGYRMGVDPMSDYLGRFGFGRVTSLDLPEALAAILPSREWKRRARKLPWYPGDSLNLSIGQGFLLTTPLQLATAATVLANRGKWVQPKLLKGIRDKNEEGKVSINMPEIPNATTYPEDVKLKHPEYWELIVDNMVEVVHGKRGTARKIGLDAQYEIAGKTGTAQVVGIKQDERYDASALSKRFHDHALFLAFAPADKPQIALAVIVENGGGGSSTAAPLARKVMDAYLLGVDPTAEQDVALGVVDE from the coding sequence ATGTCTCAATTTGAACGTTTAAAAGATCATTCCCAGGAAAGCCGGACTTTTTGCTTTCGTGCGCTCCTCGCTTTTATGATTGTGTTGTTATTAATAGGGGTGCTTTTAGGTAGGCTCTATTACTTGCAAGTCATGCAATATGACCGCTATGCCGCTATGTCTGAAAAAAACCGTGTGCAGTTGCAGCCTGTGGCACCTACACGAGGTCTTATCTACGATACTAACGGAGTTTTGCTTGCCGATAATCGTCCTAGTTACAGTGTTACTCTTCTGAAAGAAGAAGTGGGCAAGGATCTCGATGCAACGCTTGCTGAGCTGCAGCGTATTATTGAAATTAGTGATAAAGATATAGAGCGATTTAAGAAACGCCTTAAACAACGACGACGACCCTATGAAACGGTGCCTGTTAGGTTTCGCTTAACTGAAGAAGAGATTGCCAAACTGGCGATAAATTACCATCGTCTCCCGGGAGTTCAAGTAGAGGCAGATCTTATTCGTTACTACCCGTACGGCGAAAATTTAGTGCACGCTATGGGATATGTTGGGCGTATCAACGAAAAAGAATTAAAAGCTTCTGACCCTAAAGCCTATGCCGGTACGCACTATATAGGCAAGCTTGGTGTTGAAAAGTTTTATGAGTCGATATTGCATGGCTCAGTGGGTATGCAGAAAGTAGAAACTAATGCGCGCGGCCGGGTTATGAGAATTCTTGAGCGTACTGACCCTATTCCAGGTAAGGATCTACAGTTACATATTGACCTTAGGTTACAGCAGATTACAGAGAAACTGGTGCAGGGTGAAAAAGCCTCTATTGTTGCGATAGACCCTGCAACTGGTGGTATTTTAGCGCTGGTATCTACCCCGGGTTATGACCCTAACCTGTTTGTAACCGGTATTTCTAGTAAAGATTATAGTGCGCTGAGAGACTCTCCTGATCTTCCATTATTTAATCGAGCCTTGCGTGGCCGTTACCCTCCTGGTTCGACTATTAAGCCTATTATTGGTTTGGCTGCCATTGATTCAGAGTCGGTACCGCCAACACACTCTGTTTGGGATCCTGGCTTTTTTACGCTCACTAAAGGTGGCCGAAAGTATCGTGATTGGAAGCGTGGGGGACACGGTAAAGTTAATATGAAGCTGGCATTTGCTCAATCCTGCGATGTTTGGTTTTATGATGCGGGTTATCGGATGGGGGTGGATCCTATGTCTGACTACCTAGGACGTTTTGGCTTTGGGCGGGTAACCAGCTTAGACCTACCTGAGGCATTAGCGGCGATTCTTCCGTCAAGAGAATGGAAGCGAAGAGCGAGAAAACTTCCTTGGTACCCGGGTGACTCTTTGAATCTAAGTATTGGGCAAGGTTTTTTGCTAACGACTCCCTTGCAGTTAGCGACAGCGGCTACGGTTTTGGCTAATCGCGGTAAGTGGGTTCAGCCTAAGCTCCTTAAAGGTATTCGGGATAAAAATGAGGAAGGCAAAGTTAGTATTAATATGCCAGAAATTCCTAATGCAACCACCTACCCTGAAGATGTAAAGCTTAAACATCCGGAGTATTGGGAGTTAATTGTCGATAATATGGTTGAAGTTGTACATGGTAAGCGTGGTACCGCTCGAAAAATTGGCCTAGATGCTCAATATGAAATTGCTGGGAAAACAGGTACTGCACAAGTCGTGGGTATAAAGCAGGATGAACGATATGATGCAAGCGCATTATCAAAACGGTTTCATGATCATGCCTTATTTTTAGCGTTTGCACCTGCAGATAAACCACAAATTGCCTTAGCGGTCATTGTTGAAAATGGTGGCGGCGGCTCGAGTACTGCAGCGCCATTAGCGAGAAAGGTGATGGATGCTTACCTGTTGGGAGTAGACCCTACCGCAGAGCAAGATGTCGCTTTAGGAGTGGTGGATGAGTAG
- the parC gene encoding DNA topoisomerase IV subunit A codes for MSEVITDDSIERLPLKDFTEKAYLDYSMYVILDRALPHVGDGMKPVQRRIVYAMSELGLKAAAKHKKSARTVGDVLGKYHPHGDSACYEAMVLMAQPFSYRYPLIDGQGNWGSQDDPKSFAAMRYTEAKLAKYAEVLLQEVSQGTVDWLPNFDGTMVEPAVLPARLPNILLNGGSGIAVGMATDIPPHNLREVTSACIHLLDHPKADIAELCSFVPAPDMPTDAEIISSPSDLQKIYETGRGSVRMRAVYTQEQGDIIVTALPYQVSGDKILEQIAQQMQQKKLPMVADLRDESDHENPTRLVIIPRSNRIDVEQLMAHLFASTDLERTYRVNMNMIGVDGRPQVKNLRMILTEWLSWRTGVVRRRLEHRLSKVLDRLHILEGLMVAYLNIDEVIAIIRYEDEPKQELMKRFNLSETQADAILDLKLRHLAKLEEFKIKSEQDELDAERKRLELILGSDQRMRTLIKKELKDDMETYGDDRRSPVVMRSEAQAFNEKDLLSSDPLTAIISKQGWIRAAKGHDIDGAGLSYKSGDSFKLACAGRMNQPLILLDSTGRSYTLEAHTLPSARGQGEPITGRVTLQKGATIEAAIAGKDSDKILLASDAGYGFITSVSDLSSKTKNGKAALTLPKNAQVLAPVKVENIEQALLAAITSEGRLLVFPVAELPELARGKGNKIINIPSVRAATREEVVCDVVVLMPDSILQVHAGRQHLKLKPSDLEHYRGERGRRGNKLPRGYQRVDKLEVMSNKGETLES; via the coding sequence ATGAGTGAAGTAATAACAGACGACAGCATTGAGCGTTTACCCTTAAAGGATTTCACCGAAAAAGCATATTTGGATTACTCCATGTATGTCATTTTGGATCGTGCTTTGCCGCATGTGGGTGATGGCATGAAACCGGTGCAGCGTCGTATTGTGTATGCGATGTCTGAACTTGGCCTAAAAGCCGCCGCTAAACATAAAAAATCTGCGCGTACTGTGGGTGATGTGTTGGGTAAATACCATCCTCACGGAGATAGTGCTTGTTATGAAGCCATGGTATTGATGGCGCAACCATTTAGCTATCGTTATCCGTTAATTGACGGGCAGGGAAACTGGGGATCACAAGATGATCCTAAATCCTTTGCTGCCATGCGATATACCGAAGCGAAGTTAGCAAAGTATGCTGAAGTGCTGTTGCAGGAAGTCAGTCAAGGAACGGTTGACTGGTTGCCAAATTTTGACGGCACTATGGTCGAGCCCGCAGTATTGCCTGCACGTTTGCCTAATATTCTGCTCAATGGGGGTAGTGGTATTGCAGTGGGTATGGCGACGGATATTCCGCCGCACAACCTGCGTGAAGTCACCTCGGCATGTATTCATCTGCTGGATCATCCAAAAGCTGACATTGCTGAACTGTGTTCTTTTGTTCCGGCACCGGATATGCCAACAGATGCGGAAATTATATCGTCGCCGAGTGATCTGCAAAAAATCTACGAAACGGGTCGAGGTTCAGTGCGAATGCGCGCTGTGTATACGCAGGAACAAGGCGATATTATTGTAACTGCACTGCCATACCAGGTATCAGGCGATAAAATTCTTGAACAGATTGCTCAGCAGATGCAGCAGAAAAAGCTGCCAATGGTGGCTGATCTGCGAGATGAGTCGGATCATGAAAACCCGACACGTTTGGTCATTATTCCGAGATCAAATCGTATCGATGTAGAGCAACTAATGGCACACTTGTTTGCCTCTACTGATCTAGAAAGAACCTACCGCGTTAACATGAATATGATTGGCGTTGATGGCCGCCCTCAAGTGAAAAATCTACGTATGATTTTGACCGAGTGGCTTAGTTGGCGCACAGGTGTTGTTAGGCGTCGGTTAGAGCATCGACTCTCAAAAGTACTGGATCGTCTACATATCCTCGAAGGTTTGATGGTTGCGTATCTGAATATAGATGAAGTGATCGCGATCATCCGGTATGAGGATGAGCCTAAGCAAGAGTTGATGAAACGCTTTAACCTGAGTGAGACTCAGGCTGATGCAATTCTGGATCTTAAACTGCGCCACCTTGCTAAGCTAGAAGAGTTTAAGATTAAGTCTGAGCAAGATGAGCTTGATGCCGAGCGTAAGCGTCTTGAATTGATACTCGGTTCTGATCAGCGTATGCGGACATTGATTAAAAAAGAACTCAAAGATGATATGGAAACCTATGGCGATGATCGCCGTTCACCTGTTGTAATGCGTAGTGAAGCTCAGGCTTTTAATGAAAAAGATTTGCTTTCCTCGGACCCATTGACGGCCATTATATCTAAACAAGGCTGGATTCGTGCAGCTAAAGGTCATGATATAGACGGTGCTGGATTGAGTTATAAATCTGGAGATAGCTTTAAACTAGCATGTGCGGGGAGAATGAATCAGCCATTAATTCTACTGGATTCGACTGGACGAAGTTATACGCTTGAAGCCCATACTCTTCCATCAGCACGCGGCCAAGGGGAGCCTATTACTGGGCGGGTGACGCTGCAAAAAGGGGCCACCATCGAGGCTGCTATTGCTGGAAAAGATAGCGATAAAATCTTACTAGCATCAGATGCAGGGTATGGGTTCATTACATCAGTCTCTGATCTTTCTAGTAAAACCAAAAATGGTAAGGCTGCACTTACATTACCCAAAAATGCCCAAGTGTTAGCTCCTGTGAAAGTTGAGAATATAGAGCAAGCCTTGTTAGCGGCGATAACCAGCGAAGGGCGTTTATTGGTGTTTCCTGTAGCAGAGTTGCCAGAGTTGGCACGAGGTAAGGGAAATAAAATTATTAACATTCCCTCTGTGCGTGCAGCAACACGAGAAGAGGTTGTCTGCGATGTTGTGGTGTTGATGCCTGATTCAATACTACAAGTGCATGCCGGCCGTCAGCATCTTAAGTTAAAACCTTCTGATCTTGAGCATTACCGGGGTGAGCGTGGGCGACGTGGTAACAAGTTGCCGCGCGGTTATCAGCGTGTCGATAAGCTTGAAGTCATGAGTAATAAAGGAGAAACACTAGAGTCTTGA
- the rsfS gene encoding ribosome silencing factor, producing the protein MQTEQLIGLVRNALEDVKGRDIEVIDVRGKSSITDFMMIATGTSKRHVVSLAQSVSDKVKEAGVEPMGSEGQTDGDWVLVDLGELVVHVMMPDARSYYDLERLWQFDPLKDEESSEANVSGLS; encoded by the coding sequence ATGCAAACTGAGCAGCTTATTGGGCTTGTGCGTAATGCGCTTGAAGATGTTAAAGGGCGAGATATCGAGGTTATCGATGTACGTGGTAAATCTAGTATTACTGATTTTATGATGATTGCCACAGGTACATCAAAGCGGCATGTTGTGTCGCTAGCTCAGTCCGTTTCTGACAAGGTGAAAGAAGCAGGTGTTGAACCGATGGGCAGTGAAGGGCAAACCGACGGTGATTGGGTGTTGGTTGATTTAGGTGAGTTGGTAGTACATGTCATGATGCCTGACGCGAGAAGCTACTATGATCTTGAGCGCTTATGGCAGTTTGACCCGTTAAAAGATGAAGAGTCATCTGAAGCTAATGTGAGCGGTTTAAGCTAA
- the nadD gene encoding nicotinate-nucleotide adenylyltransferase, giving the protein MATAHVFMGGTFDPIHFGHLRTALEIQQWLKVESVHLMPANVPVHRQAPGSNALARLTMVEDAIVGEPALRCDSREILSDKPSYTIYTLEALRKELGSEIPVCMVIGMDSFLSLDTWFRFDEYLSFCHIIVAARPGYLFEPNQTLKQLLQGHQVDTKNDILKKPSGSILLHELTPLSISATYIRELMASGKSPRYLLPDSVWRYIQKNKLYYTDKG; this is encoded by the coding sequence ATGGCAACTGCGCATGTATTTATGGGGGGAACTTTTGACCCCATTCACTTTGGACATTTGAGAACGGCATTAGAGATACAGCAATGGCTAAAGGTTGAATCTGTACATCTAATGCCGGCCAATGTCCCTGTGCATCGGCAAGCGCCGGGTTCTAATGCTTTAGCGCGTTTGACTATGGTTGAAGACGCTATTGTTGGCGAGCCTGCGTTGCGCTGTGATTCAAGAGAAATTCTCTCAGATAAGCCTTCCTATACAATTTATACCTTGGAGGCTTTACGTAAGGAACTTGGATCAGAGATACCTGTCTGTATGGTCATAGGAATGGATTCATTTCTATCGCTGGATACGTGGTTTCGTTTTGATGAGTACCTTTCGTTCTGCCATATTATAGTAGCGGCAAGGCCGGGATATTTGTTTGAGCCAAATCAGACGCTCAAGCAGCTTTTGCAGGGGCATCAGGTCGATACGAAAAATGATATCCTGAAGAAGCCGTCAGGAAGTATTTTGCTTCATGAGTTGACGCCATTAAGTATTTCAGCCACGTATATTCGTGAGTTGATGGCCAGTGGCAAGTCTCCTCGGTACTTATTGCCAGATTCCGTCTGGCGCTATATACAAAAAAATAAACTCTATTACACAGATAAAGGATAG
- a CDS encoding glutamate-5-semialdehyde dehydrogenase — MNVEAYMNKLGQSAREASRLVAKSESGVKNKALLAMATALDNSRDALIAANEKDLENGRQNGLDAAMLDRLGLGHATIDGMIEGLRQVVALPDPVGSITDMNYRPSGIQVGKMRVPLGVIGIIYESRPNVTVEAASLCLKSGNATILRGGSEAIHSNQAVAECIRVGLKEAGLPAEAVQVVETTDREAVGQLITMPEFVDVIVPRGGKGLIERISRDAKVPVIKHLDGICHVYIDDQADRAKAVNIAINAKTHRYGTCNTMETLLIHVGVAKEVLGDLVDRYFAAGVELRGCEQTRALVPRVNEATESDWSTEYLAPVLSIKIVADIDEAMKHINLYGSHHTDAIVTENYTLSRRFLREVDSSSVVINASTRFADGFEYGLGAEIGISTDKIHARGPVGLEGLTSQKYVVLGDGHIRQ, encoded by the coding sequence ATGAACGTTGAAGCATATATGAACAAGTTAGGGCAAAGCGCCAGAGAAGCCTCCCGTTTGGTGGCAAAATCAGAGTCTGGTGTTAAAAATAAAGCATTATTGGCTATGGCTACTGCATTAGATAATAGCCGTGATGCTCTGATAGCAGCCAATGAGAAAGATTTGGAAAATGGCCGCCAAAATGGTTTGGACGCGGCAATGCTAGATCGTCTTGGATTGGGTCATGCTACCATTGATGGAATGATTGAAGGTTTGCGCCAAGTGGTTGCGCTGCCTGACCCGGTGGGAAGTATCACCGATATGAATTATCGCCCTTCCGGTATTCAAGTTGGTAAAATGCGTGTTCCTTTGGGTGTTATTGGTATTATTTATGAATCTCGCCCAAATGTGACTGTTGAAGCTGCGAGCTTATGTCTAAAATCAGGTAACGCTACCATTTTACGCGGTGGTTCTGAAGCTATTCATTCTAACCAAGCGGTTGCTGAGTGTATCCGTGTAGGGTTGAAGGAGGCAGGTTTACCTGCTGAAGCAGTACAAGTGGTTGAAACGACGGACCGAGAAGCGGTTGGGCAGTTGATTACAATGCCTGAATTCGTGGATGTAATCGTACCGCGTGGCGGGAAAGGTCTTATTGAACGTATTAGCCGTGATGCTAAAGTGCCTGTCATTAAGCATCTAGATGGTATCTGTCACGTATATATTGATGATCAAGCGGATAGAGCAAAAGCTGTAAATATAGCAATAAACGCTAAAACACATCGTTATGGTACATGTAACACCATGGAAACATTGTTGATTCATGTTGGTGTTGCTAAAGAAGTGTTGGGTGACTTGGTAGATCGTTATTTTGCCGCGGGTGTGGAGTTGCGTGGTTGTGAGCAGACACGAGCTTTAGTCCCGCGCGTTAATGAGGCGACAGAGTCGGATTGGTCGACTGAGTATTTAGCGCCTGTTTTATCGATCAAGATTGTTGCTGATATTGATGAAGCGATGAAACACATTAATCTTTATGGGTCACACCACACGGATGCAATAGTGACTGAAAACTATACACTTTCACGCCGCTTCTTACGTGAGGTGGATTCAAGCTCCGTTGTGATTAATGCCTCCACCCGTTTTGCTGATGGCTTTGAATATGGGTTGGGTGCAGAAATTGGTATTTCTACTGATAAAATACACGCACGCGGCCCCGTTGGGCTGGAGGGGTTAACTTCTCAGAAGTACGTAGTATTGGGTGACGGCCATATTCGACAGTAA
- the rlmH gene encoding 23S rRNA (pseudouridine(1915)-N(3))-methyltransferase RlmH: protein MKIRLLAVGGKMPDWVTTGFNEYSKRLPHEMTLELVELTLGHRGKGADMARAIRQEGDAMLAAIPKGDRIIALEVEGRSWSTEQLAEKVSEWQMDGRNISLLVGGPDGLDPRCVAIADQKWSLSGLTLPHPLVRVILAEQVYRAWTIIQGHPYHK from the coding sequence ATGAAAATACGTTTGTTGGCTGTAGGCGGGAAAATGCCTGATTGGGTTACTACTGGATTCAATGAGTACAGCAAACGTTTACCGCATGAAATGACGTTAGAGTTAGTTGAACTTACGTTGGGGCATCGCGGTAAGGGCGCTGATATGGCACGTGCCATTCGCCAAGAAGGCGATGCTATGTTGGCAGCCATTCCAAAAGGCGATCGGATTATCGCCTTAGAAGTTGAGGGGCGTTCATGGTCGACAGAGCAGCTCGCTGAAAAAGTCAGTGAGTGGCAGATGGATGGGCGCAATATTTCTTTGTTAGTGGGCGGACCGGATGGTCTCGATCCACGTTGCGTTGCCATAGCTGATCAGAAGTGGTCACTATCTGGGTTAACATTGCCGCACCCATTAGTTCGCGTCATTCTTGCTGAACAGGTTTACCGAGCCTGGACAATCATCCAGGGTCATCCGTATCACAAATAG
- the rodA gene encoding rod shape-determining protein RodA, translating to MSSRDFERSMPEAGHHLRRKKGWWSYTHLDAWMLFLLFLLCSFGLFVLYSASGQDVDYVIRQAVRIGAGFIVLVVLAQFSPRILIRWAPWVYAAGVILLLAVMFFGVGAKGAQRWIALPGFRFQPSEIMKLILPLMVACYIAGRSLPPSLKHCVVSLVLIGLPTVLIMKQPDLGTSLLIAASGVFVMLFSGIRWRYILGALGVAAAALPGLWMVMKDYQRQRVLTFLDPESDPLGSGWNIIQSKTAIGSGGTWGKGWLGGTQSQLDFLPESHTDFIIAVIAEELGLFGVLLLLFLYILIIARGLWMATRVPDSFGRLVAGSIVLTFFVYVFVNIGMVSGLLPVVGVPLPMISYGGTSIVTLMAGFGILMSVHSHKQMVMR from the coding sequence ATGAGTAGTCGTGATTTTGAGCGCTCCATGCCTGAGGCTGGACATCACTTACGTCGTAAAAAAGGCTGGTGGAGTTATACTCATCTAGATGCTTGGATGTTGTTTTTGCTCTTTTTATTATGTTCTTTTGGTTTGTTTGTACTGTATAGCGCATCTGGGCAAGATGTTGATTACGTTATACGCCAAGCTGTGCGTATCGGTGCTGGCTTTATCGTATTAGTAGTCTTGGCCCAATTCAGTCCGCGGATATTAATTCGATGGGCTCCGTGGGTGTATGCGGCAGGTGTTATTTTACTATTGGCGGTTATGTTTTTTGGTGTAGGAGCGAAAGGTGCACAGCGCTGGATTGCTTTACCTGGTTTTCGCTTTCAGCCCTCTGAAATCATGAAACTCATATTGCCCTTAATGGTGGCTTGCTATATTGCAGGACGCTCTTTACCACCAAGTTTAAAGCATTGTGTCGTTAGTTTAGTGTTAATAGGGTTGCCGACAGTATTGATTATGAAGCAGCCTGATTTAGGGACCTCGCTTTTGATTGCCGCATCAGGAGTTTTTGTGATGCTTTTTTCGGGTATTCGATGGCGCTATATTTTAGGTGCATTGGGGGTTGCTGCAGCGGCTTTGCCGGGTTTGTGGATGGTCATGAAGGACTACCAAAGGCAGAGGGTGTTAACCTTTCTTGACCCTGAAAGTGATCCCCTTGGCTCGGGTTGGAATATTATTCAATCTAAAACAGCCATCGGTTCTGGTGGCACTTGGGGTAAGGGCTGGCTGGGAGGGACTCAGTCGCAGTTGGACTTTTTGCCAGAATCACACACTGACTTTATTATTGCGGTGATTGCTGAAGAGCTTGGGTTGTTTGGCGTTTTGCTGCTTTTGTTTCTCTATATATTGATTATTGCTCGAGGCTTGTGGATGGCAACACGTGTGCCGGATAGTTTTGGACGCCTTGTCGCTGGTAGCATCGTGCTTACATTCTTTGTTTATGTTTTTGTGAATATTGGTATGGTTAGTGGTTTATTGCCTGTAGTGGGGGTGCCATTACCAATGATTAGTTACGGTGGAACGTCCATTGTTACTCTCATGGCAGGTTTTGGTATTTTAATGTCAGTGCATAGCCATAAGCAGATGGTGATGAGGTAA
- a CDS encoding septal ring lytic transglycosylase RlpA family protein: MKIMMLALSIAALLLSGCTSTSKPSSGSRYSIKHDHGPSAPVDVSNVPDAVPKVEPKSRGGNKSTYKVLGKRYSVLPAADGYREIGGASWYGNKFHGHLTSNGETYDMYKMTAAHKSLPIPTYVKVTNLKNGRHVIVRVNDRGPFHKGRIIDLSYAAASKLGMLRSGTARVEVEAINPVTWNASKIIVSSATKVAPSTLSKPLSTDVTSKGVLAAGRYLQVGAYSLEASARKVASQLDSDFTMGTHVNSLERASGSLYRVLLGPVANRAEADNMIEKLTQRGFLGAHLVNF; the protein is encoded by the coding sequence ATGAAAATTATGATGTTGGCGCTTTCTATCGCAGCCTTGTTGCTAAGTGGTTGTACGAGTACAAGTAAGCCTAGTAGTGGAAGCCGTTATAGTATTAAACATGATCACGGCCCCTCGGCTCCAGTGGACGTTTCGAATGTTCCTGATGCGGTACCCAAGGTTGAGCCAAAAAGCCGTGGCGGCAATAAAAGTACCTATAAAGTGTTAGGGAAGCGCTATTCGGTACTGCCTGCAGCAGATGGTTATCGAGAAATAGGTGGGGCCTCTTGGTATGGTAATAAATTTCATGGCCATTTGACCTCTAATGGCGAAACATATGATATGTATAAAATGACTGCTGCACATAAGTCGTTACCGATCCCAACGTATGTGAAGGTAACTAATTTAAAGAATGGACGGCACGTCATCGTACGTGTAAATGATCGAGGCCCATTTCATAAAGGTCGAATTATAGATCTTTCTTATGCGGCAGCTTCAAAGTTAGGCATGTTGCGAAGCGGTACTGCTAGGGTTGAAGTAGAAGCTATCAACCCTGTTACTTGGAATGCGTCAAAAATAATTGTTTCAAGTGCCACTAAGGTAGCGCCATCTACGCTATCAAAACCACTAAGTACTGACGTAACAAGTAAAGGGGTGTTGGCTGCAGGGCGTTATTTGCAAGTAGGGGCGTATTCGCTTGAGGCATCCGCTCGTAAAGTGGCTAGCCAATTAGATAGCGATTTTACAATGGGTACTCATGTTAATAGTTTAGAGCGAGCTAGCGGTAGCCTATATCGAGTTTTGTTGGGGCCTGTGGCTAACCGTGCTGAAGCAGATAATATGATTGAAAAGCTGACTCAAAGAGGGTTTCTAGGAGCGCATCTGGTAAACTTCTAA